A region of Gemmatimonadales bacterium DNA encodes the following proteins:
- a CDS encoding SGNH/GDSL hydrolase family protein has protein sequence MTTPPRFERYVAIGDSSTEGLDDPDGNGGYRGWANRLAEKIAAAQGSLLYANLGVRGRSTRRIRQEQLSPAAAMRPDLVTLFSGTNDVVKPRFDAGALARDVEHMQRTFIVGGATVLTFTLPDLTPVLPLARPIAGRIRLLNETLRSVSASTGAVLVDLASHPVASDPRIWSPDRLHANAVGHTRIAAALAHALGLPGTDETWALPLPPVAPPTMLERLAAEIRWGRRFLLPWAWRHLRGSSLGDGRGPKRPNLEPL, from the coding sequence CGAGGGCCTCGACGACCCCGACGGCAACGGCGGCTATCGCGGCTGGGCCAACCGTCTCGCCGAGAAGATCGCGGCCGCGCAGGGGTCGCTGCTGTACGCCAACCTCGGCGTCCGGGGCCGCTCGACGCGCCGGATCCGCCAGGAACAGTTGAGTCCCGCCGCGGCCATGCGGCCCGATCTCGTGACGCTCTTCTCCGGCACGAACGACGTCGTGAAGCCACGCTTCGATGCCGGCGCCCTCGCGCGCGACGTGGAGCACATGCAGCGCACCTTCATCGTGGGCGGCGCCACCGTCCTCACCTTCACGCTCCCGGACCTCACGCCCGTTCTGCCGCTCGCCAGACCGATCGCCGGGCGCATCCGCCTGCTGAACGAGACGCTGCGCAGCGTCTCGGCCTCCACCGGAGCCGTTCTGGTCGATCTCGCGTCGCATCCGGTGGCCTCCGACCCGCGGATCTGGAGCCCGGATCGGCTGCATGCCAACGCGGTCGGGCACACCCGGATCGCCGCGGCGCTGGCTCACGCGCTCGGACTTCCCGGGACCGACGAGACGTGGGCGCTGCCGCTGCCGCCGGTGGCGCCGCCCACCATGCTCGAACGGCTCGCCGCGGAGATCCGATGGGGGCGCCGCTTTCTTCTGCCGTGGGCCTGGCGCCACCTGCGGGGGAGCTCCTTGGGCGACGGCCGGGGGCCAAAGCGTCCCAACCTGGAGCCGCTCTGA